In Collimonas arenae, a single genomic region encodes these proteins:
- a CDS encoding tetratricopeptide repeat protein, translated as MDPAVKLDAIVAEADAAQKAGQTDKAVKLLKDATGAFPADKAPWIKLAQIRFDAENYGDAISYALEGLQRDSKDKVANSIVAVGGLRLSTKALNDLRTQNDLNGNVRTEAQGLAKILRESLGETVLVPARPKVVTRPAATKKGAVAAKPGATPEPSGDGTNPFGSLQ; from the coding sequence GTGGACCCAGCTGTCAAACTGGACGCAATTGTTGCTGAAGCGGACGCGGCTCAAAAAGCCGGCCAGACCGACAAGGCAGTCAAATTGCTGAAGGACGCGACTGGCGCGTTTCCAGCAGACAAAGCCCCATGGATCAAGCTGGCGCAAATCAGATTCGACGCGGAAAATTACGGTGACGCAATTTCCTATGCGCTGGAAGGTTTGCAACGCGACTCAAAAGACAAGGTTGCCAACAGCATCGTCGCCGTGGGTGGGCTCAGATTGTCTACCAAGGCTTTGAACGACCTGCGTACCCAAAACGACCTGAACGGCAATGTGCGTACTGAAGCACAAGGGCTGGCAAAAATCCTGCGTGAGAGCCTGGGCGAAACAGTCCTGGTCCCTGCCCGCCCTAAAGTAGTTACACGCCCTGCCGCTACAAAAAAAGGGGCAGTCGCTGCGAAACCGGGCGCTACACCAGAACCTAGCGGTGACGGCACCAATCCGTTCGGATCGTTGCAGTAA
- a CDS encoding mechanosensitive ion channel family protein, giving the protein MPDIFTDLLNDLLTNLRAPGLLLQVGLLLLCICLGWVLARLLRRTFTLSAAQPQAMQIGLGSFVKVLTPILTFLLLLLVKLALQRWHQPVNILRLMVPLVASLALMRFVFYVLRRVFARNSGVGTFLLLFEKSFGALVWIGLLLYITGWWPDLFDYLDSTVLPIGRYKVSLLSIMQALVSVLVTLVIALWAGATIEERLMRVNTMHSSIRTVVARMARAVLILIAVLLSLSLVGIDLTVLSVFGGALGVALGLGLQKIASSYVSGFVILLERSLAIGDMVGVSTFYGKVVQINSRYTVLQGLDGIDTVIPNEIFMINSVQNYSLTNRILRLSTQVTIVYQDDVESVLTMLEQAALGVDRVSREVLPQALLLKIGADGLELELGFWITDPENGRLNVLSDVNRAIWRALQARQIKIAHVKREIKVYDADLHKSNFHSDSQQDLQLDGSVDSPKSKNS; this is encoded by the coding sequence ATGCCAGATATTTTCACGGATTTGCTCAATGATTTGCTCACTAACCTGCGTGCGCCAGGTTTGCTGCTGCAGGTCGGCTTGCTGCTGCTCTGTATATGCCTAGGCTGGGTGCTGGCGCGCTTGTTGCGTCGGACTTTCACGCTGAGTGCGGCGCAGCCGCAGGCGATGCAGATCGGCCTGGGCAGTTTTGTCAAGGTCTTGACCCCGATCCTGACTTTCCTGCTGCTGTTGCTGGTCAAGCTGGCTTTGCAGCGCTGGCATCAGCCGGTGAATATCTTGCGTCTGATGGTACCGCTGGTGGCGTCGCTGGCCCTGATGCGCTTTGTGTTCTATGTATTGCGCAGGGTTTTCGCGCGCAATAGCGGTGTCGGCACCTTCCTGTTGTTGTTTGAAAAGAGTTTTGGCGCACTGGTCTGGATCGGCTTGCTGTTGTATATCACCGGCTGGTGGCCGGACCTGTTCGATTACCTGGACAGCACGGTGTTGCCGATCGGTCGCTACAAGGTATCGTTGTTATCGATCATGCAAGCTCTGGTTTCGGTACTGGTAACGTTGGTGATCGCGCTGTGGGCCGGCGCTACCATTGAAGAGCGGCTGATGCGCGTCAACACCATGCATTCGTCGATCCGTACCGTGGTGGCGCGTATGGCGCGTGCGGTGTTGATCTTGATAGCAGTGTTGCTCAGCCTGTCGCTGGTTGGCATTGATCTGACTGTGCTGTCGGTGTTCGGCGGTGCGTTGGGTGTGGCGTTGGGGCTTGGTTTACAGAAAATCGCCAGCAGTTATGTATCAGGCTTCGTGATTTTGCTGGAACGCAGTCTTGCGATCGGCGATATGGTCGGGGTCAGCACGTTTTACGGAAAGGTGGTGCAGATCAATAGCCGCTACACCGTGCTGCAGGGGCTGGACGGCATTGATACCGTGATACCGAATGAGATCTTTATGATCAATTCGGTGCAGAACTATTCGCTGACCAATCGTATCCTGCGTCTGTCGACCCAAGTCACGATCGTGTATCAGGATGATGTCGAAAGCGTATTGACGATGCTGGAGCAGGCCGCGCTCGGGGTTGACCGCGTATCGCGTGAAGTGCTGCCGCAAGCGTTGTTGTTGAAAATCGGGGCGGATGGCCTAGAACTAGAGCTCGGGTTCTGGATCACGGATCCCGAGAACGGCCGGTTGAATGTGTTGTCAGATGTTAACCGGGCGATTTGGCGTGCGTTGCAAGCCCGTCAGATCAAAATTGCTCACGTGAAACGTGAAATCAAGGTATACGACGCTGACTTGCATAAAAGTAATTTTCACTCAGATTCGCAACAGGATTTGCAATTAGATGGCTCGGTAGATTC
- a CDS encoding phospholipase D-like domain-containing protein has translation MKVAAILMRRIGLGLVFYTALIAAPASAFDSTQAPQAAVGTLQPLFAPWDDIETALIDALDAARQQVLVQAYLLSNHKIAAALIAAKRRGVDVKVMLDGRQLEKVGASKARELAAAGIPLWLESGYQNAHNKVMVIDSSTAAATVITGSFNFTWSAQHKNAENVLIVRNNPALAMRYALNWERHRLDATPYKTQ, from the coding sequence ATGAAAGTAGCGGCTATCCTGATGCGCCGTATCGGGTTGGGTTTGGTGTTTTACACGGCGCTGATTGCCGCACCCGCAAGTGCATTCGATTCCACTCAGGCGCCGCAAGCCGCTGTTGGCACTTTGCAGCCGCTCTTTGCGCCATGGGACGATATTGAAACGGCTCTGATCGATGCACTCGATGCCGCACGGCAACAGGTGCTGGTGCAAGCCTACTTATTGAGTAATCATAAAATCGCCGCGGCATTGATCGCCGCCAAACGGCGCGGCGTCGATGTCAAGGTCATGCTGGATGGCCGCCAGCTTGAGAAGGTCGGCGCCAGCAAGGCGCGTGAGCTGGCCGCGGCCGGAATTCCGCTGTGGCTGGAAAGCGGCTATCAGAATGCGCACAACAAGGTGATGGTGATTGACTCGTCCACCGCCGCTGCAACGGTAATCACCGGCAGTTTCAATTTTACCTGGAGTGCACAGCACAAGAACGCGGAGAACGTGCTGATCGTACGCAACAATCCAGCGCTGGCGATGCGTTACGCGCTGAACTGGGAGCGTCACCGTTTAGACGCCACGCCCTATAAAACGCAGTAG
- the purN gene encoding phosphoribosylglycinamide formyltransferase, with translation MRAMRSIVILISGRGSNMQAIVRTAQTEQWPARIVAVISNRADAEGLKFAAAQGIPTAVVANKDYPDRAQFDAALRVVIDGFVPDLVVLAGFMRILTAPLVEHYAGRMLNIHPSLLPSFTGMATHRQALEAGVKVHGVTVHFVTPTLDHGPIVAQVAVPVLEGDTEQSLEQRVLIEEHQLYPRAVRWFVENRLVIEDGRVRINADPA, from the coding sequence ATGCGCGCCATGAGAAGCATTGTTATCCTGATTTCCGGGCGTGGCAGCAACATGCAAGCCATCGTCCGCACCGCTCAAACCGAACAATGGCCAGCCCGAATCGTTGCAGTGATCAGCAACCGTGCAGATGCCGAAGGTTTGAAATTTGCTGCCGCCCAAGGTATTCCCACGGCGGTGGTCGCGAATAAAGACTATCCTGATCGTGCGCAGTTCGACGCCGCTTTGCGTGTCGTGATTGATGGCTTTGTCCCTGATCTTGTGGTGCTGGCAGGTTTCATGCGGATTTTGACTGCGCCGCTGGTGGAACATTACGCCGGCCGCATGTTGAATATTCATCCTTCGCTACTACCAAGTTTTACCGGCATGGCGACCCATCGGCAAGCGCTGGAGGCGGGTGTAAAGGTACATGGCGTGACCGTGCATTTCGTTACGCCGACATTGGACCATGGGCCGATTGTGGCGCAAGTTGCAGTGCCGGTGCTGGAAGGCGATACCGAACAGTCGCTGGAGCAACGGGTGCTGATCGAAGAACATCAACTCTATCCGCGTGCGGTGCGCTGGTTTGTCGAAAATCGTTTAGTTATAGAGGACGGCCGGGTTCGCATCAATGCCGATCCTGCCTGA
- the tssK gene encoding type VI secretion system baseplate subunit TssK: protein MNRTSKILWGEGLFLRPQHFQQQDRYHENRLHETTNALHPFAWGVLSVQLDRDALANNTLRLAELSVIFQDGEIYKAPEADDLPEVVDLVNIPHAQQTVTYYAALPYMKGFGGNFSALGQVSNSTRYAQSNSATPDLFTQAAEAELTYLKKSVRLVSEVEPRDSLISFPLIKLRRISTGGFEPDPTFVAPSLTIRSAPALYIQLRRLMDALQAKVSALYGHHREPSKNVIEFRSGDISSFWLLHTASSAFAALTHYFHNPSFHPERLYEQLLSLAGALMTFSKSYALSDLPVYQHQDPGPCFAKLDSIIRELLDTVISSRYFSIALSENKPSHHHGMLDSGKIDDKTAFYLAVNASMPAIELVDIVPLRFKIGAPDDVDKFVLSAMPGVKLSHSPQVPAALPVRPDTYYFALENKGALYDRMLQAQSISIYVPSGINDLKLELLAVTS from the coding sequence GTGAATCGAACATCGAAAATTTTATGGGGCGAGGGATTGTTCCTGCGCCCCCAGCATTTCCAGCAGCAGGACCGGTATCACGAGAATCGCCTGCATGAAACCACCAACGCCTTGCATCCTTTTGCCTGGGGCGTGCTGTCGGTGCAATTGGACCGAGATGCGCTGGCCAACAATACCTTGCGTTTGGCGGAATTGTCGGTAATTTTCCAGGACGGTGAAATCTATAAAGCGCCAGAAGCAGACGATTTGCCGGAAGTGGTTGACCTGGTTAATATCCCGCATGCCCAGCAAACTGTTACCTACTATGCGGCGCTTCCTTATATGAAGGGGTTCGGCGGCAATTTTTCGGCCCTGGGGCAGGTCAGCAATTCGACCCGTTATGCACAAAGCAATTCAGCTACGCCCGATCTGTTTACGCAAGCGGCGGAAGCGGAGCTGACTTACCTCAAGAAGTCGGTGCGACTGGTGTCGGAAGTCGAACCGCGCGACTCCCTGATCAGTTTTCCGTTGATCAAACTGCGCCGCATCTCGACTGGCGGCTTCGAGCCCGATCCGACTTTTGTCGCCCCAAGCCTGACGATCCGCAGCGCACCCGCGTTGTATATCCAGCTGCGACGATTGATGGATGCGCTACAGGCCAAGGTCAGCGCCTTGTACGGCCATCACCGTGAACCGAGCAAGAATGTCATCGAATTCCGCTCTGGAGATATTTCCTCTTTCTGGCTGCTGCACACCGCCAGTTCGGCATTTGCCGCATTGACGCATTACTTCCATAATCCGTCGTTTCATCCGGAGCGCCTGTACGAGCAATTACTGAGTCTTGCCGGCGCGCTGATGACGTTTTCAAAGAGCTACGCGCTATCCGATTTGCCGGTATACCAGCATCAGGATCCGGGGCCTTGTTTTGCCAAACTGGATTCCATCATTCGTGAGTTGCTGGATACCGTGATTTCGTCGCGTTACTTCTCGATCGCGTTGTCGGAAAACAAGCCTTCGCATCATCACGGCATGCTGGATTCCGGAAAAATCGACGACAAGACGGCGTTTTACCTGGCGGTCAATGCCAGCATGCCTGCCATCGAACTGGTCGATATCGTACCGTTGCGCTTCAAGATCGGCGCACCAGATGACGTCGATAAATTCGTGCTGTCGGCGATGCCTGGCGTCAAGCTGTCGCACTCGCCGCAAGTCCCTGCGGCGCTCCCGGTACGCCCGGATACTTATTACTTTGCGCTGGAAAACAAGGGCGCTCTGTATGACCGCATGTTGCAGGCGCAATCGATTTCGATCTACGTACCATCCGGCATCAACGACCTTAAACTTGAGCTCTTAGCGGTTACATCATGA
- a CDS encoding patatin-like phospholipase family protein, whose product METKQKTGLILTGGGARAAYQVGVMDAVASILREQGWAAEKNPFDIICGTSAGAINATALACRVDNFGLGVQKLMDVWEHFTVEQVYRADSLAVLRSGARWLSLLSFGWLLRKWHAHPPNSLLDNTPLITLLHRLLDLERLDQALANGSLDALAITASSYSGGQHITFYQSAIEIQGWTRSQRRAVRDQIGVGHLLASSAIPFIFPAIPIYCEGRRQFFGDGSMRQLAPISPAIHLGASKVLVVGAGRRQEAPADSPNFARYPSLAQIASHALSSIFLDGLAVDIERLERINHTLSFLTEEQRQRTPLKPVEMLIISPSEQIDDIATKHFGSLPVPIRTLLGGLGAKEVQGGGLASYLLFESGYTRELIRMGQKDTLARRDEVAAFFGPACT is encoded by the coding sequence ATGGAGACAAAACAAAAAACCGGCCTCATCCTCACCGGCGGCGGCGCTCGCGCGGCCTATCAGGTTGGCGTCATGGACGCGGTGGCGTCGATTTTGCGAGAGCAGGGCTGGGCGGCCGAGAAAAATCCTTTCGATATCATTTGCGGTACGTCGGCCGGCGCGATCAATGCCACGGCGTTGGCTTGCCGGGTCGATAATTTCGGCCTTGGTGTGCAGAAGCTGATGGATGTCTGGGAACACTTCACGGTTGAGCAGGTATACCGCGCCGATTCGCTGGCCGTCTTGCGTTCGGGTGCGCGCTGGCTGTCCTTGCTGTCTTTCGGCTGGCTGTTGCGCAAGTGGCACGCCCATCCACCCAATTCGCTGCTCGACAATACGCCGCTGATTACTTTACTGCACCGTTTGCTGGACCTGGAGAGGCTGGATCAGGCGCTAGCTAATGGCAGCCTGGATGCGTTGGCGATCACCGCCTCATCGTACAGCGGCGGCCAGCACATTACTTTTTATCAGAGCGCTATCGAAATCCAGGGCTGGACCCGCAGCCAGCGGCGGGCAGTCAGGGATCAGATCGGCGTCGGCCACCTGCTGGCATCGTCGGCGATTCCCTTTATCTTTCCAGCGATTCCGATTTACTGCGAAGGCCGCCGCCAGTTTTTCGGCGATGGTTCGATGCGCCAACTAGCACCGATTTCTCCGGCGATTCATCTGGGCGCCAGCAAAGTGCTGGTGGTCGGCGCCGGTCGCCGCCAGGAAGCACCGGCGGACTCGCCGAACTTCGCCCGTTATCCAAGCCTGGCGCAAATAGCCAGTCATGCACTGTCCAGTATTTTCCTGGACGGGCTGGCGGTGGATATCGAGCGCCTCGAGCGTATCAATCACACACTTTCTTTTCTCACCGAAGAACAGCGCCAGCGAACGCCGCTGAAGCCGGTGGAAATGTTGATTATTTCTCCTTCGGAACAAATCGACGATATCGCCACCAAGCATTTTGGCAGCTTGCCGGTGCCGATCCGCACCTTGCTCGGGGGGCTTGGCGCTAAAGAAGTGCAGGGCGGCGGTTTGGCGTCGTATCTGTTATTCGAGTCCGGTTATACCCGTGAGCTGATTCGGATGGGACAAAAAGATACCTTGGCGCGACGCGACGAAGTTGCTGCTTTTTTCGGGCCTGCCTGCACCTAG
- a CDS encoding barstar family protein: protein MSLFKTVPPNVVQSIRAFRVTELQAEAHRLGQHFLYAYCAEATTKQQVLGKIASAFHFPKHFGKNFDALADCLTDLAHKSGPQPGFIVVIEQLPNTQKFDKEARETLLDVFRDSADFWADKKVAFRVFYSFQ, encoded by the coding sequence ATGAGCTTGTTTAAAACCGTACCGCCAAATGTAGTGCAGTCCATCCGCGCCTTCCGTGTGACCGAACTGCAGGCGGAGGCTCACCGTCTGGGGCAGCATTTCCTGTATGCCTACTGTGCGGAAGCAACGACTAAACAGCAAGTTTTAGGCAAAATCGCCAGCGCCTTCCATTTCCCCAAGCATTTTGGCAAGAATTTCGACGCTCTGGCCGATTGCCTGACCGATCTGGCGCACAAGTCCGGCCCGCAGCCTGGCTTTATCGTGGTAATCGAACAACTGCCAAATACGCAGAAATTCGACAAGGAAGCGCGTGAAACCTTGCTCGACGTATTCCGCGACAGCGCCGATTTCTGGGCCGACAAAAAAGTTGCCTTTCGCGTCTTTTATTCTTTCCAATAA
- the tssJ gene encoding type VI secretion system lipoprotein TssJ: protein MRHLSLLASLVSVLTLTGCAAGAVSAVGSIASSVLQMSGITKPEVPDAQKPPRTIAIKLHAGTNLNADSGGAPLALVARVYKLRQNGAFQQATYDTFTNPQKEKDVLGADLIEVKEITLVPGQRYEVSEKVSREAGFVGIVALFRKPAAQRWKLTFPAEQAEKSGITLGANACALTVGTGVAVAEDVGASKFLTPAPCG, encoded by the coding sequence ATGCGACATCTCTCTCTCTTGGCATCGCTGGTATCAGTACTAACTCTGACAGGCTGCGCAGCAGGTGCCGTCTCTGCGGTTGGCTCAATCGCCAGCTCTGTATTACAGATGTCAGGCATCACCAAGCCGGAAGTTCCCGACGCCCAGAAGCCGCCGCGAACCATCGCAATCAAGTTGCATGCAGGCACCAATCTGAATGCAGATAGTGGTGGCGCGCCACTTGCCCTTGTCGCCAGAGTATATAAGTTAAGACAAAATGGTGCATTCCAACAGGCAACTTACGATACATTTACTAATCCGCAAAAGGAAAAAGATGTGTTGGGGGCAGATTTGATTGAAGTCAAGGAAATCACCCTGGTTCCCGGGCAACGCTATGAAGTCAGTGAAAAAGTTAGTCGGGAAGCGGGCTTCGTCGGCATTGTTGCCTTGTTCCGGAAGCCGGCGGCACAACGTTGGAAACTGACCTTTCCAGCGGAGCAGGCTGAAAAATCAGGTATAACTTTAGGTGCAAATGCTTGTGCGTTGACGGTTGGTACTGGCGTTGCAGTTGCAGAAGATGTCGGCGCCAGCAAGTTCTTAACCCCGGCTCCGTGCGGCTAA
- a CDS encoding ribonuclease, with amino-acid sequence MKNHATQRHFLGLNADFAVAMLRNSVLLLLGLLLSFQVFARESLSQDVVTVDQLPSEAQTTLILIKQGGPFPYAKDGVIFGNYEGMLPKQRRGYYHEYTVKTPRARNRGARRIIAGGNPQSSGEYYYTDNHYQTFRRIQE; translated from the coding sequence ATGAAAAACCACGCAACCCAGCGCCATTTTCTTGGTCTAAATGCCGATTTTGCTGTCGCCATGCTACGCAACAGCGTTCTGTTGCTGCTAGGTTTGCTACTGTCTTTTCAGGTTTTTGCGCGTGAGTCCCTGTCACAGGATGTGGTTACGGTGGACCAATTGCCGTCAGAAGCACAGACTACATTGATACTGATCAAGCAGGGTGGGCCGTTTCCCTATGCCAAGGATGGCGTCATCTTTGGTAATTATGAAGGGATGCTGCCGAAGCAGCGACGCGGCTATTATCATGAATACACGGTAAAAACCCCACGCGCCCGTAATCGTGGCGCTCGGCGCATCATTGCCGGCGGCAATCCGCAGTCGTCCGGCGAATATTATTACACTGACAATCACTATCAAACTTTCAGACGCATACAGGAGTGA
- a CDS encoding RsmB/NOP family class I SAM-dependent RNA methyltransferase, translating into MRLPPAIIGHTEEVLREILRFTGPADGTLSHYFREHPKLGSRERGVVAEAVYGLLRNKSIYTSFAESGNGPTMRRMTLLGLADAVGVDSLGGLTEEETEWLTRVADIDRNLMPPLMRSNLPQWLFDKLVARDGEAATLELASAMNQPAPLDLRVNTIKSNREDVAAALAEAPILCEPTPYAPLGLRVIKKPALQNLPLFKSGAIEVQDEGSQLLAQIVGAKRGEMVVDFCAGAGGKTLALGATMRNTGRLYAFDISEKRLAKLKPRMARSGLSNIHPVLIAHENDGKVKRLAGKIDRVLVDAPCSGLGTLRRNPDVKWRQTPEAVVEMNAKQIAILSSAARLVKSGGRLVYGTCSLLDEENDAIAAQFLASHEDFSLVPMKDVLAEQKIPLEMGDYLKLLPHQHQTDGFFAAVFVRK; encoded by the coding sequence ATGAGATTGCCTCCAGCGATCATCGGTCACACCGAAGAAGTCTTGCGCGAAATTTTACGTTTTACCGGCCCTGCCGATGGCACCTTGTCGCACTATTTCCGCGAGCATCCAAAGCTCGGTTCGCGCGAGCGCGGCGTCGTTGCAGAAGCAGTGTATGGCTTGCTGCGCAACAAATCCATCTATACCAGTTTCGCCGAATCGGGAAATGGTCCGACCATGCGTCGCATGACCTTGCTGGGCCTGGCCGATGCGGTCGGCGTCGATTCGTTGGGCGGTTTGACGGAAGAAGAAACCGAATGGCTGACGCGGGTCGCGGATATCGACCGCAATCTGATGCCGCCGCTGATGCGTTCCAACCTGCCGCAATGGCTGTTCGACAAACTGGTCGCGCGTGATGGCGAGGCTGCAACGCTGGAGCTGGCGTCTGCAATGAACCAGCCGGCGCCATTGGATCTTCGAGTCAACACCATCAAGTCAAATCGTGAGGACGTCGCCGCCGCCTTGGCCGAAGCGCCGATTCTGTGTGAACCGACCCCGTATGCGCCGCTGGGTTTGCGTGTCATCAAAAAACCGGCTTTGCAAAACCTGCCGCTGTTCAAGAGCGGCGCGATTGAAGTGCAGGACGAAGGTAGCCAGTTGCTGGCGCAAATCGTCGGCGCCAAGCGTGGCGAAATGGTCGTCGATTTCTGCGCCGGCGCCGGCGGCAAGACCCTGGCGTTGGGCGCTACCATGCGCAATACCGGCCGTTTGTATGCTTTCGATATTTCCGAGAAGCGTCTGGCAAAACTCAAGCCACGTATGGCGCGCAGCGGATTGTCGAATATCCATCCTGTCTTGATCGCTCATGAAAACGACGGTAAGGTCAAACGCCTGGCCGGGAAGATCGACCGCGTGCTAGTCGATGCGCCTTGTAGTGGTCTCGGCACGCTGCGCCGCAACCCCGACGTCAAATGGCGCCAGACGCCGGAAGCGGTTGTCGAGATGAACGCCAAGCAGATTGCGATTTTGTCGAGCGCTGCGCGGCTGGTGAAGTCAGGCGGCCGCCTGGTGTACGGTACTTGCAGTTTGCTGGACGAAGAAAATGACGCGATTGCTGCACAGTTCCTGGCAAGTCACGAAGATTTTTCCCTGGTGCCGATGAAAGACGTGCTGGCCGAACAGAAAATCCCGCTGGAAATGGGCGACTATCTGAAATTGCTGCCGCATCAGCACCAGACCGACGGCTTCTTTGCCGCGGTGTTCGTACGTAAGTAA
- the tssB gene encoding type VI secretion system contractile sheath small subunit, translating to MAKKESTQKRLQKVRPPRVQMTYDVEIGDAIEQKELPFVMGVVGDFSGKSDVAQAKLKDRKFVNIDNDNFDEVLKGIEPKATFRVPNHLTDAGGEFGVELKFKSIDDFRPEAVVQQIEPLKQLLEARTKLADLRNKLAGNDKLEDILNDVLNSTEKLAALSKQTKKQGD from the coding sequence ATGGCCAAAAAAGAGAGTACTCAAAAACGTTTGCAGAAAGTGCGTCCACCACGGGTGCAGATGACGTATGACGTTGAAATCGGCGACGCTATCGAGCAAAAGGAATTGCCTTTCGTGATGGGCGTAGTCGGCGACTTCAGCGGCAAATCAGATGTGGCCCAGGCCAAGCTGAAGGACCGCAAGTTCGTCAATATTGACAACGACAACTTCGACGAAGTGTTGAAGGGGATCGAGCCAAAAGCCACTTTCCGCGTGCCGAATCATCTGACCGACGCCGGCGGCGAGTTCGGAGTCGAACTGAAATTCAAGTCAATCGACGATTTCCGTCCGGAGGCTGTAGTACAGCAGATCGAACCGCTCAAGCAATTGCTCGAAGCCCGCACCAAACTTGCGGATCTGCGCAACAAGCTGGCCGGCAACGACAAGCTGGAAGATATCCTGAACGACGTGCTGAACAGTACCGAAAAGCTGGCGGCGTTGAGTAAGCAAACCAAAAAGCAAGGAGACTGA
- the icmH gene encoding type IVB secretion system protein IcmH/DotU: MNRTSAPSLLGDMATGQGQYSAADSGTSANSLLDLMYDGFYALFLLKNRCAPADEAGFTEKMQRFLNDFERGAKKLDVSAEDVHAAKYAFCAAVDENILHSQFNIRESWARRPLQLILFGDQLAGEHFFTRLEDLRAKGALHLQALEVFHMCLLLGFQGKYIIEGPEKLNYLTARLGDEIARMKGKSAGFAPHWERPDQISHKLRNEVPLWALCSVFALIGLGGYFGLNTMLSRATASNIAGYSDIVKLAPRAANLTITLP, encoded by the coding sequence ATGAACAGAACTTCAGCCCCATCCCTGCTTGGCGACATGGCTACCGGGCAAGGTCAATACTCCGCGGCCGACAGCGGTACGTCGGCAAATTCATTGCTGGACCTGATGTACGACGGTTTCTATGCCTTGTTTTTGCTGAAGAACCGCTGCGCGCCGGCCGATGAAGCCGGCTTTACGGAAAAGATGCAGCGCTTCCTGAATGATTTTGAGCGTGGCGCAAAAAAACTAGATGTTTCGGCGGAAGATGTCCACGCAGCCAAGTACGCTTTTTGTGCAGCGGTGGACGAAAATATCTTGCATTCGCAATTCAATATCCGTGAGTCATGGGCGCGGCGGCCACTGCAACTGATTCTGTTCGGCGATCAACTGGCGGGTGAGCATTTCTTCACGCGTCTCGAAGACTTGCGCGCAAAAGGCGCTTTGCACTTGCAGGCGCTGGAAGTTTTCCACATGTGTCTGCTACTCGGTTTCCAGGGTAAATATATTATCGAAGGCCCTGAAAAATTGAACTACCTGACCGCTCGCCTGGGCGATGAAATCGCCCGCATGAAAGGTAAGAGCGCCGGTTTTGCGCCGCACTGGGAGCGGCCGGACCAGATCAGTCACAAGTTGCGCAACGAAGTGCCGCTGTGGGCGCTTTGCTCGGTGTTTGCGTTGATCGGACTAGGCGGTTATTTTGGTTTGAACACGATGTTGTCGCGCGCTACTGCATCCAATATTGCCGGCTATAGCGACATCGTCAAACTTGCGCCGCGTGCGGCCAACTTGACCATCACTTTGCCGTAA